A stretch of DNA from Gottschalkia acidurici 9a:
TCGATCAATCGAGCGAAGATATTTTTTTAAGTCTTCGATTTGCTTCAAGACATCATCTTTGTGGTTGATTAACATATCGTTACGTGCATGAAGAGTATCATTTCCTTCATTTTGCCAATCCATAAATTGCTTTATTTTCTTAATAGGCATTCCAGTATTCTTAAGACAGCATATGAGTGAGAGCATTTCCATATCATCCCTTGTGAAAATACGGTTGCCTGATTTATCTCTTTTAACATTAGTGAGTAGTCCTTCACGGTCATAGTATCTTAATGTGTATGTTGTTAAATTCATTTTTTTAGCGGCCTGCGCTATGGTATAGTTCACGTTTATCACCTCAGATAGTTTTTATATATTATATAACTTACACTTAGCTTTAAGTCAAGGATGATTATGAAAATTGTTAAATGCAATGCTATATCTGTCCTGCCTTGGAAGAAGGGGTATGCATTTATGAATATGAAAAAAATTTTCACATATACTATTGACTTAGAGTTAAGTGTAAGGTCTATACTTGGCATATAGAAGAAAAAGGAGTGTGGATTTATGAAAGTAATAGCTATTAACGGTAGCCCTCGTAAAGATGGTAACACAAGTCAGGCACTAAAGGTTATGTCAGATGAGTTAGAACAACAAGGTATAGAAGTTGAAACTATTCAAATTGGTCAGCTCAATATTCATGGGTGTATTGGTTGTGGATATTGTTGGACGTCTGAGGAAAATCACTGTGTTTTCAAAGATGATATTGTCAATGAGGTTGCGAAAAAAATGCGTGAAGCAGATGGCCTTATTCTTGCATCTCCTACTTATTATGCAGGAATAGCAGGAACAATGAAGTCTTTCTTAGACAGAGTATTCTACACGAGTTCATCTTATTTTAAATATAAAGTTGCAACTTCCATTTCAGTTGTAAGACGTGCAGGTGGTGTAGATGTAGTACATCAACTAAATAACTATCTTAACTTAGCTGAGACAGTCATGCCGCCGTCTCAATACTGGACAATAGCATATGGTGCTAAAAAAGGAGAAGTTCATCAGGACGGAGAGGGTATTCAGACCATCCATAAAAATGCAAGATCAATGGCTTGGCTCCTTAAGACAATTGATGCTGGAAAAGAAAAAGTACCTTTTCCTGTAGAAGAAGATCGTGTTATGACAAACTTTATACGATAATAGATAACGAAGTAAGATAATTATGAGGGAAACTTTTACTCATTAAGCAATGATTATAAGATTCTGAATATAGGATTCAGTACGTTCCGTACACCTAGTGGAGAGGAAATAGAGAAGTCTGCATTAAATGCAATCAAGACAGGATATCGACATATTGACTGCGCTGCTGCTTACGAAAATGAGAACAGGGATTGCGCTTTATTCATGTTAATGATGTTGTGGTATATATTTGTGATCTTAAGAATAAGACAGACGGGAGAATTTAATATGGAAAATACTGATATCTTTAATATGATGGCTAGTAGATATGACACTTTTGAAAGGATTCAAATTGCAAAGTTAGTATCAGATGCTATTCGTGAATACCTAATTGACTCTAATAATAAGAATGCTATTGATTTTGGATGTGGAACCGGTCTTGTTGGAATGAACTTATTAAATGAATTCAATTCTATGATTTTTATGGATACGTCACAGAATATGATTGATCAGATAAAACAAAAGATTATTGACTTTAACATTCAAAATGTAGATACATTATGTTTTGATTTGGAAAAAGAAAGTTTATTAGATTTACATATGGACTATATTTTTATGTCTCAGGTTCTACTTCATATTAATGATATAGAGTTAGTTTTATCAAGACTATATGATATTTTAAATGTAGGAGGACATTTAATAATCGTAGATTTTAATAAAAATGAAAAAGTAGTCTCAGATATGGTTCATGATGAATTTGATCAAGTAGAGCTTATTAATCTTATGACTAAATTAGGATTTAAAGAAACTCAATTCAAAACTTTTTATACTGGAAGTAAAATATTCATGAATCATGACGCATCTTTATTTATACTTGATGCTCAGAAATAAACTTTTTGACTAATATAACTAGAAAAAATAGATATTAAAAAAATGATTTTACTAATAAAAAATATAATTTAAAAAAGCACTAGATATAAATTAAAATGTATCTAGTGCTTTTTTTAAAATTATATTAAAAGGGTTAATTATGGTAATAGAGAATGAAGTGTGTTTGCTAACTACAATTACAAAAATGATGAATCAAATTTTGGATTTGGTACCTATAATACTGATTTTTCTTAAATATTTTAGGATAGATAATTAATATATAAAAAGTTATAATTAAAACCGAAGTACAAAGCTATAAAAAATTTATACTTAATAGGATTATTATCGAATAGAGAAAAATAAGCATGTACTATGCTACTAATATCAGATATTTTCAAGGTAAGAAATTTTCAAATAGAATAAGGAGGAAAATAATGATTACGATTTTAATTGTAGAAGATGAAAAGCCCATATCGGATCTAATAGCATTAAGCTTAAGTTCCTCAGGATATATTTGCGATATGGCATATGATGGTATGGAAGCATCAGATAAGTTGCTAGAAAAGAGATATGACTTGATTCTATTAGATATAATGCTTCCGGAAGTAGATGGATATGAGCTAATAGAATTCATTAAGCATATGGATATACCAGTTATATTTTTGTCTGCAAAAGGAAGATTAGAGGATAAGATAAAAGGATTTAAATTAGGTGCAGATGACTACTTAACAAAGCCATTTGAAGTATTAGAACTATTAGCTAGGGTAGAAGCTGTATTAAGGCGATTTCATAAAGTTTCAAATAAAGTTGAATTCGAGGATGTAATTGTTGACACAAAAGCTCATATGATAAAAAAAGGTCAAAAAGAAATTATATTAACAGAAAAAGAATATAGACTCTTAATATTTTTTATTGAAAATAAGAATATGGCAATGTTTCGTGAACAAATTTACGAAAGAGTATGGGAAGGTGAATATCAAGAAAATAGTAGAACTGTAGACTTGCATATACAACGCTTACGAAAAAAAATGGGTTGGGAAAAAAAGATTGTTTCAGTTCATAAAGTTGGATATAGATTGGAGGCGTAAATGAAATTTTCATATAAGATATTTATTAGTACACTACTATTGATTATGTTCACACTAAGTATAGGTGAAACAATAATGCTAACAGTAACTTTTAATAATGCTATTGATAGTGAGATAGAACATGCACAACGTGAAAATTTGATGATGAGAATGGAAATTGCTACACTTGTGAGAAACTACAATAGAGCAATATATAGAAATGAAAGGGAAGCTCTAGATTCGGTTCTAGAAACATTGAGTGAAAACTGGAAAAAAGAAAAAAGACAGTTTAGGATTATAGATAAAAATAATAGAGTAATTACTGAAAGCCAAGGATTTACTGATTTTATTAATATGAATAATGTGGCTAATATTGAAGAAGAGTTAAATTACAAAATTTATAGAGATAAAGAATCATACTATGTACAAGTAAACACACTTCTTAAATTAAATGAAAAAGAAATTATAATTGAAAATTCTAAAAATTTATCATCTGTATTTTCATATAGAAAAGAACAACAGACTATTTTTTTACAAGTGGCACTTGTTATAGGAGGAATAGGTGGATTAATAAACTGGGTAGTTGTTCGTTGGATATCAAAACCTATTAATGAAATGACAAAAGCAATGAAAAAGATTATGTCAGGTAATTTGACTGTTAGAGTTGAAAATAAAAGCACGGATGAACTTGGAACTTTAGCTAACTATTTTAATTCAATGACAGAGTCATTAGAGAAAAATATGAATGACTTAAAAGAAGCCGCAAGAAGACAGGAAGATTTTGTGGGAAGTTTTGCACATGAAATAAAAACCCCATTGACATCAATCATTGGATACGCAGACATTCTTAGAAGCAAAAAACTAGATGAAAGTACTACGTTTACTGCAGCTAATTACATTTTTTCAGAAGGAAAAAGATTAGAAAATCTGTCTATAAAGTTGCTAGAATTAATTGTAGAAAGAAAAACACAAATTAAATATAAAAAAATTTCGATAACAAAATTGATAGATGATGTATTGAAAATAACAGATAGAAGCTTAGTAGAGAAAGAAATTAAAGTTGACTTAGATATAAATTCTTTTTACGTGAATGTAGATGAGGATCTTATGAAAACAGTTTTAATTAACTTAATAGATAATGCAAGAAAAGCTATAAATATCGAAGGCATTATTAGAATTAAAGCGCAAAAAGAAGAGGAAAATATAAAGATAGATATTATAGATAACGGTAAAGGCATTCCAAAAAAAGATTTAGAAAAAATAAAAGAAGCTTTCTATATGGTGGACAAGTCACGCTCTAGAAAAGAAGGTGGAGCTGGACTAGGATTAACTATATGTACACAGATAATGAAATTGCATAATGGAGATATGATATATGAAAGTGAGTTGAACAAAGGAACAAAAGTATCTTTGGTGTGGAAGGAGATGAAGAATGAAGAACGTAACTAATCATCTGCTAAAAGGTGCAATAACTATATTATTAATGTTTATTATAATGTTTTTACCACGCACATTCTTCTTTATACAGGATAAAAAATTATTGAATAAAGAAGTTAGTATAAAAGTTGAATCTCCGAATATTCATACAACACCTGAATTCTCAATGAGTCTTGAAGACAAAATAAAGATGGTGAATTTGGAAGAAGGAAATATTGAATGGATATCTCTTGATACAGGAGATACTTATAGTTTATATGAAGCTAGAATGCAGAGTTATAGGGAACTATGTAAAATTTCTTCTTTGAAAATGGATATCTATGGACCTATTAAAGAAGAAATTGATATAAAGCCATTTCTTTTAATAAACTCTCAGACCCCATCTCATACAATGATTATTTGGAAAGGTACTGTGAAAATTAAGGATATAGTTTATAGTATTGTGTTAGAAGAGGAATATGGGAAAATAATAAAAATAGAATCACAAGAAAAACTAAAAGATGACGAAGAAAAACACCTAAACACATTGCAAAAAGAATGGAAAGAATATATTCAAAACAAGTAGTATGATACAAATGTGATACAACTAAATGTAATAATGAATATATAAAATGCTTTAACATTTAAAAGGTTAAACTAGGAGGAAAAATTATGAAAACAAAATATTTTAAAAGTGTAATAGGTTGTTCTTTGATTTTAGTTACGATAGCTTCTGCAGGGGCTTATGCATATAATTACAGAAGCGATGTAGGAGTAAAATTGACTAATAGTATTAAAGATTATTTAAAAGAAGATGGAGATTTGAATAACGGCAGTAAGAAACAAGAAATTATGAAGTTACAAGACAAAGTAGGTAAGTTAGACGAAATACCTATGATTAATTTACCAAAAGGAATTAGAGGGATTAAGTCAGAGACTTCGGTCAACCAAAGCTTGAGAGATCTTATTATCGAATATTATCAAATTCCAGAAGAGTATTATGAAACTACAAGATATTATTATAACTATGTAGACTTAAATAAGGATGGAGTAAACGAAATATTTGTAGTTGTTATGGGTCCTTATACAAGTGGAACTGGTGGAAGTAGTGCACTATGGGTAGTTGAAAATGGTGGTAAGCTGCATGTAAATCAAGATTTCAAATTAGTTCATACTCCAGTTGTTATTAGTGATACTGTTACAAATGGTGCAAGAGAATTGATAGTTCCATACTATGGAGGTGGAGTTGAAGATCAGTATTCTATAATGACATGTAGTGATGGAGCATATACAAGAGTATCTGATGGTACTAAAGTAAAAACACTAGAAAGTGTTACGGGAGATGCTATAATTGCTAATGATATAATTGCTGAAGTGGAAGCAGGAAATATGGGACTTAACTTGCTTTCTAAGTAGTTTTTAAAAATAATAAATTTTGAAAAATTACATTTGTATAAGCAATCCTTACATGTTGAGACAGTAGTAATAATGAACTGTGGTCGAGATAAAAATAAAAGAGCATGGCCATAGGATATTCGAAGAGACACAGCCTCCAAAGTAGAAATTTTAGACATAAAATCCAAAGGTATCAGGATCAAAAAATCTTGATGCCTTTGTTTTTATATACCGACCAAAAACTAATATGACTTTCGGACGATGATTTTAAATGTCTAGTTGGAATAAATTAGTCTTAATTTTCTCTCCCAATATTGCATAGGGCTAAAAGCTGTTATATGATTTACATATGGTTTATTGGATTGAACTATTTAACAAGATTTAAGAGGTGCCTATATGGATAAACACGAGCAACTTAAGTTGATAAGAGAGAATTTTATGAATTGTCAAAAATTCTTGTATCCGATATTGAAGATTTTATGAAAGAATTTTATCAAGGAAACTGATGAATAATTTGGAGGTGATTTTATGAGCAGTACAATGGAAAATAGAATTTCAAGAAGAAAGTTTGAAAAAGAGCCGGTTACAGATCAGGAAAAGGGAAAAATCATTTTTCTTATTAATGAATTAAATGAAGCATCTGACTTAGCAATCGAATTCTTGGAGGACGGAAGTAATGCTTTTCAGAAATTAAGAAAGAGTTATGGTTTATTTACGAATGTGCGTTCAGTTATATTGATGAAAGGAAAAAAAGATCTCAAAGACTTGAAGGAAAAGGTTGGTTATTACGGAGAAGATTTAGTTCTTGCTATAACTGATTTAGGCTTGGGAACCTGTTGGGTTGGAGGTACCTTTGATAAAGACGAATTAATTGTTGATGACAGCGAGGAGTTGGTTTGTGTTATTTTAGTAGGCAAAGTGGCAGCTCCTTCACTAACAGAAAAAATGATTCGGTTGGCTACACATAGAAAAATAAAGAGCATGGAAGAACGAATCATAAGCGATCAACCTTTGCCTCAATGGGTACAAAACGGAATGAAAGCTGTATTACTTGCACCAAGTGCTAAAAACACACAAAAAGCAATGTTTAAGTATGAGAGCAACATCTTAAGTGCTCGAATTGTGGATGATTATTCAATGGATCTGATTGATTTAGGTATTGCAAAGAAACATTTCGAGATAGGGGCAGGAGGAAAATTTGAATTTGGAAACAGTGGTGTTTTTCATTTAAGTTAGTATTATATGTTATTGAATTTAAAGTTTTATAGAACGGATAGTAAAAAATGAATCAACAGAAAATTATTTCATCTTATTTTTTAATGTCTATATTATCAGAAAGCAAGGTCATACTATGTTCAAAGAGGATCTTCTTTGTATTCTCAAGACACGTTGAGACTATTGTTCTATGGTAATCTTCAATTAGTAATTAGATCATTGGATGCAACAGAAGATGAATTTATTGAAATGTTTAAAGAGACATTCATAAATAGATTATTTATATAATAGGAGGAAACATTTTGCAAACTATCAGCTACAAAGAATTAAAAATATCCGAAATAAATTTACAGTTATTTGCAGACTTTAACCGTTATCAAGATGTGAAAAAATGTTGGCGCAAGGAAAACAATGAGTGGATATTAAAAGATATTTCCTTTACAGAACAGTGGGACTTACCTGAATATGATCACTTGATAAAATGTTTACATAGTACTATTAAAACAGGAGGTGTAGTATTTGGTGCTTTTTATGCCGATATACTTGTGGGATTTGCCTCTATTGAAAATCAATTGTTTGGTTCAAAATCAAAATATCTGCAGCTCTCAAATATATACACCTCTTATGGGAAACGTTGTATAGGAATAGGTAAAGAACTGTTTTTACTTGTGTGTGAAAAAGCAAAACAGATGGGTGCTGAGAAGTTGTATATATCGGCTCATTCGTCGGAAGAATCACGGGCTTTTTATAAAGCTATTGGCTGTAATGAGGCAACAGAATACAATTTAAAATTAGTTGCTGAAGAACCTTGTGATTGCCAACTAGAATATGCGCTCTAGCTTCTTGTTATGATCATACCTTTAATTATTCTAAAATAAGAATAAGTTAGACATTGTAAGTTAAATATTAAAAGATATGAACGTATAGGTACATATCTCTTAATATTCTTGATACATGGGATAGATACGAACAATATCTTTAGGTAAATAATATGGTAAAAACAGATATTGATAAAATAACAAATTTTTTTAGTATGAAAGGATTTAATGATTTTAAAATGCTATTGCAGATAAATACAAGAGAGATTGATTTTGCAATTTTTATTTTACAGAACTTGGTACTCCTGTAAGAAGACATTTTGACTTGACTATGGAAAAACTCTCTAAAATGGAAGATCAAATATTAAAATTAAAAGAGAAAGCGAAAAGATATAAGTTGTAGCAGCACTTCAAAGTGCTGGGAAAAAAGAATGATACTTTCGATGTGAATGCGCGGATGTGGAAATTCTAAAAAGCAGATTACTGAGGCTGATTTTTGAACAGGAGCTGAGGAAATGAATGATATTTTTATGTTTGGACAAAATTTCGGTGCTATAACAAATAGTATAAAATCAGACTTGCATAAGCATTGGCTGTTACAGCTATTTATTGGCGCTGATGAAAAACTAATAATTAACGTAGAGGGTCAAAGAATAAATTGCCGAGCCATAGCTGTGAATGTGAATACAATGCATGAGTTTTATTCTGGAAATTTAATTCATTTTACAATGTTGGTAGATCCAACAACTCAATTAGGGAAATTTATGCGAGTATACTTACTAAAAGATAATCCGTATTATATTATTTGTGAGGATAGAGCAGTCAAATTACAAATGCATCTATTAAATGCAATTAATTATGGAAAAAGCCATAACTATTCGGTGTTAATAAAAAACGTTGTCAGCTATTTCGATGGCTATACACCAATTGCAATTGATCAAAGAATAGAGATGTTATTAAGAATGATAGATACCTGTGATTGTGATGAGACACTTCATCAGGTGAAATATATCGCAAAAGCAATGTCCATATCAGAAAGCAGGCTCTCGCATCTTTTCAAAGAAGAAACTGGTATTCTACTGAAAAGTTATATTGTTCTTCATAAGCTACAAAGAGTATACCAAAAGATATTTGACGGTGAAAGTATTACAGATGCAGCAATAGAATCAGGATTTAATTCATCGTCACATTTTGCTTTTATCAATAAAAAAATGACGGGTATGTCAGCAAGGGATATTATCGCAGATAGCAGATTTTTGAAATTAAGTCTATAAATAAATTTGTATAATATGATTATCAAGATATAAGGAGGTCATATTATGAAAGAGTATTTACAGGTAACACCTATGTTGAATTATGATAGTAATGTGATACAGCAGTTAGTTAAAAACAGGAAATGGAAAGATAAAGATGAGTTTCAAAAGATACTTGAGATATATAATTTTGTTAGGGATGAAATAAAATTTGGCTATAATGTTGATGACACCATAAAAGCAAGTAGAGTTTTAGAAGACGGTTATGGGCAGTGTAATACTAAAGGGACTTTATTTATGGCTCTGCTTAGATCTGTTGGTATCCCATGCCGAATTCATGGGTTTACTATCAACAAAGCTCTTCAAAAAGGCGCTATGACAGGTTTAATGTACAGTGTTGCTCCCCAAAATATTGTCCATAGTTGGGTGGAGATTTTTTTTGAAGGAAACTGGTTAAATATAGAGGGGTTTATACTTGATGTTCCTTATTTAAACAAACTCCAAGAAAAGTTTTATGAATGTAATGGAAATTTTTGTGGATACTGTGTAGCAACCAATGATTTTAAAAAACCACAAATCTATTGGAATAAAAATGATACCTATATACAAAAGGAAGGGATCAATCAGGACTATGGAATATTTAACTCTCCGGATGAATTCTTCAGGAAGCATAGTCAAGAATTCTCGCCATTGAAGAAATGGTTTTATCAGAATATTGGTAGAAAGCTTATGAATCAAAATGTATCTAAAATTAGAGGAGACGTAAAATGATATAAAAATTAAACATATTTCTCTGAAAGATTATCTGATTTAAACTTAAAAAAATGATGAGTCTTTTTAAGAAAGGCACCTCTCACCAAGCAAGTACTGGATTCTAACGCATCTATTTTGTATCCTCAAGGCATGCGGAGACGGTTGTTCTTTTGACAAAGAACAAAATAGATAGAGTGATGGATAAAATTCTAATGCTTTGTGAGTATGAAACTATAATTTTGATGTCGTAGTATGTATTTGGGATCTTAAGAATAAGACCGATGGGAGAATTAAATATGGGAAATACCCATACCTTTAATATGATGGCTAGCAGATATGATACTTTTGAAAGGATTCAAATTGCAAAGTTAACATCAGATGCCATTCGTGAATGCTTAATCGATTCTAATAATAAGAATGCTATTGATTTTGGATGTGAAACTGGTCTTGTTGGAAGGAACTTATTAAATGAATTCAATTCTATGATTTTTATGGATACGTCACAGAATATGATTGATCAGATAAAACAAAAAATTATTGACTTTAACATTCAAAATGTAGATACATTATGTTTTGATTTGGAAAAAGAAAGCTTATTGGATTTACGTGTGGACTATATTTTTATGTCTCAGGTTCTACTTCATATTAATGATATAGAGTTAGTTTTATCAAGACTATATGAAATTTTAAATGTAGGAGGACATTTAATAATAGTAGATTTTAATAAAAATGAGAAAGTAGTTTCAGATATGGTCCATAACGGATTTGATCAAGTAGAGCTTATTAAGCTTATGACTAAATTAGGATTTAAAGAAACTCAATCCAAAATTTTTTATACCGGAAGTAAAATATTTATGAATCATGATGCATCTTTATTTATACTTGATGCTCAGAAATAAACTTTCAGTCAGGAATTTTAGTTCTATGATAGCTTTAAGATTAATTTGTTAAAGAGAAAAATGTATTAAATAAATCTTGCAGTTATAAAAGATATGGAGAAGTAAGTTTAATATAGAATGAATATAATGTTTAGGTATAATAAAAGACATCTACAGTAATTATAGTAGATGTCTTTTGTTATGGTTAAATACGAGTAAAAATAATTGGAAATATTTCTTATATTTGTTTGAGAAACTTACACGCTTAGAATATAATTAGAGTTGACAAGATAAATAATTTTAAAATTAAGTGGTCAAGTATCATCGAATAAAAATGTATAAAGACAATATTTATTCAACAAAACCTTAACTTTTCTATTGAGATGATGTATGTACGGTGTTATAAATACATAAACCTTATGTATTGAGAAAAAATATAAGGATGGTGAAGAGAATGAAAAAGATATTATTAGTGGAAGATGATTGGTTATTGAATCAAACTTTAGCTTTTCATTTAACAACAGAAGGATATGAAGTAATCTCTTCACATAATACAGTATCTTCTATAGAATATTTCTCAAGAGATAATTTTGACTTGATTATACTAGATATAAATCTTCCTGATGGAAACGGTTTTGATTTATGTAAAATGTGGAGTGATAAAACAACAGCACCTATTATATTTTTAACTGCAAATGACATGGAAAGTGATATGCTAAAGGGATATGAGCTAGGCGCAGAGGATTATATTACAAAACCATTCCATGTTAGTGTTTTTCTTAAAAAAGTAGGAGTTTTATTAAAAAATACTAGTAAAAAGAGTATAGAACATATCTATGATGATGGAAATTTGTTTTTAAACTTTACTAAGCGAACATCTATGCTACAAGGCGAAAATCTTGAAATGACTACAGGGGAGTTCAATCTATTATATCTACTTGTTGCGAACTATAGAATGGTATTAACAAGAAGACTGTTATTGGAAAAGCTATGGGATGAAAATGAAAAATATGTGGATGAAAACGCCTTAACTATGATGATTAGTCGTATTCGATCAAAGATTGAGACTAAAGATAAAAAATACATTAAGACAATCTATGGAATGGGATATCAATGGGTGGGAGATACCTATGGAGAATAGTATAAAATTACTATTATTTTCATCAGCTACTTATCTTATCATCATATTGATTTTTTATACTAACAAGAAAAAGACTATTAATAAGTATATGAATTTTATCAATATCTTAAATGACTCACTAACTTATTTAATTAATAGAGATTATCAAAAACTTAATAAACTACGAACTTTAGACGAAACCTTTGATTCAAAAGTAAATCAAAAGATATTGAGATTATCGAAAATTTGGCAGGAAGAATCTTTGCAAGGATTAAAAGAAAAAAAGAATTTACAAAGTTTAATTTCAGATGTATCTCATCAAGTAAAAACTCCTATAACTAATCTGAAGATGCTACAACTAGCTTTAGGTAATGATAAAGTATCTAAAAAAGATAAGGAAAAACTATTAAAATCTATGGATGGTCAGTTGGACAAAATACATTTTCTACTAGATTCTATGATTAAATCATCAAGATTAGAAACAGGATTAATTCAATTAAAAAAGATCCAATTGAATTTATTTGACACTATTGCTGAAGCTATATCTGGTATTACAGTAAACGCTGAAAAGAAAGGTATAGAAATTATTGTAGATTGTCCAGAAAAATATATTTTGTCACATGACAAAAAGTGGACAGCAGAAGCTTTATTTAATGTATTAGAAAATGCAATTAAATACTCGCCAGAGAATACAAGAATAGAAGTTAAGGTACAAAAGTGGAAGATGTACACAAAGATAGATATTATAGATGAAGGTATAGGCATTCATGAAAAGGATTTTGGGAAGGTATTTCAAAGGTTTTTTAGACAAGAAAGTAGTTATGACAAAGAAGGAGTAGGAATTGGACTTTATTTATCACGAGAGATTATTCAAAAACAAGATGGATATATAAAGGTAGCATCCATTGTAGGAGAAGGTTCAACTTTTTCTGTTTTTTTGCCAAATGATTTTTAAAGGTTATATCTAGTACCAATTCTAACAAAAAAGTTAGAATTGGTACTATTTTTTTAGCAAAATAAGATTTTTTGTTATATTTCTGTTAGTTTTACTTGATAAAGTTATCTTAAGAAAGGGGGAAAACAGAATGAATATATTAGAAGCAATGGACTTAAAAAAATACTATGGAGAAGAACCCAATATTGTAAAAGCTTTAGATGAGGTAAACTTAACTGTGAAAAACGGTGAGTTTCTTGCAATTGTGGGAACCTCAGGATCAGGTAAGTCTACTTTGTTAAATATATTAGGTGGTTTAGATAATCCTACTAAAGGAAAGGTGATTGTAGCTGAAAAGGAT
This window harbors:
- a CDS encoding class I SAM-dependent methyltransferase, with the translated sequence MGNTHTFNMMASRYDTFERIQIAKLTSDAIRECLIDSNNKNAIDFGCETGLVGRNLLNEFNSMIFMDTSQNMIDQIKQKIIDFNIQNVDTLCFDLEKESLLDLRVDYIFMSQVLLHINDIELVLSRLYEILNVGGHLIIVDFNKNEKVVSDMVHNGFDQVELIKLMTKLGFKETQSKIFYTGSKIFMNHDASLFILDAQK
- a CDS encoding response regulator transcription factor is translated as MKKILLVEDDWLLNQTLAFHLTTEGYEVISSHNTVSSIEYFSRDNFDLIILDINLPDGNGFDLCKMWSDKTTAPIIFLTANDMESDMLKGYELGAEDYITKPFHVSVFLKKVGVLLKNTSKKSIEHIYDDGNLFLNFTKRTSMLQGENLEMTTGEFNLLYLLVANYRMVLTRRLLLEKLWDENEKYVDENALTMMISRIRSKIETKDKKYIKTIYGMGYQWVGDTYGE
- a CDS encoding sensor histidine kinase, encoding MENSIKLLLFSSATYLIIILIFYTNKKKTINKYMNFINILNDSLTYLINRDYQKLNKLRTLDETFDSKVNQKILRLSKIWQEESLQGLKEKKNLQSLISDVSHQVKTPITNLKMLQLALGNDKVSKKDKEKLLKSMDGQLDKIHFLLDSMIKSSRLETGLIQLKKIQLNLFDTIAEAISGITVNAEKKGIEIIVDCPEKYILSHDKKWTAEALFNVLENAIKYSPENTRIEVKVQKWKMYTKIDIIDEGIGIHEKDFGKVFQRFFRQESSYDKEGVGIGLYLSREIIQKQDGYIKVASIVGEGSTFSVFLPNDF